One part of the Arabidopsis thaliana chromosome 1 sequence genome encodes these proteins:
- a CDS encoding P-loop containing nucleoside triphosphate hydrolases superfamily protein (P-loop containing nucleoside triphosphate hydrolases superfamily protein; FUNCTIONS IN: microtubule motor activity, ATP binding; INVOLVED IN: microtubule-based movement; LOCATED IN: mitochondrion; EXPRESSED IN: seed; EXPRESSED DURING: E expanded cotyledon stage; CONTAINS InterPro DOMAIN/s: Kinesin, motor domain (InterPro:IPR001752); BEST Arabidopsis thaliana protein match is: P-loop containing nucleoside triphosphate hydrolases superfamily protein (TAIR:AT5G27950.1); Has 30201 Blast hits to 17322 proteins in 780 species: Archae - 12; Bacteria - 1396; Metazoa - 17338; Fungi - 3422; Plants - 5037; Viruses - 0; Other Eukaryotes - 2996 (source: NCBI BLink).) — protein sequence MERTRSKPVRNLPETIHSLLGLKSHMTSDWVKSVCNIAKNTSSTSKKEEDDFVSVDLQSIRDQLSALTVQVNDQNKLRRQILNEFLDLKGNIRVFCRVKPLGATEKLRPPVASDTRNVIIKLSETKRKTYNFDRVFQPDSSQDDVFLEIEPVIKSVIDGYNACIFAYGQTGTGKTYTMEGLPNSPGIVPRAIKGLFKQVEESNHMFTIHFSMLEIYMGNLKDLLLSEATKPISPIPPSLSIHTDPNGEIDIENLVKLKVDDFNEILRLYKVGCRSRATASTNSNSVSSRSHCMIRVSVTSLGAPERRRETNKIWLVDLGGSERVLKTRATGRRFDEGKAINLSLSALGDVINSLQRKNSHIPYRNSKLTQVLKDSLGQDSKTLMLVHISPKEDDLCETICSLNFATRAKNIHLGQDESTEEQAKKEAVMMNLQKMMEKIEQEREMSLRKMRNLNETLEKLTGKPHVIEEEEKDVVREVIHVTPKKPRNKSRRASDVFPSFMRPTASSNRRLSGADFSVTPNSSSFKSRRNSMISVRAESACLPVKKKKNRFDSACDSSDRSVSKSTSIMRQNTADDATVYSQDISECDIKLVVSEHKPKPLQMGPGSATKSRSNISNFEKDVMQKIGGTEFSRINSWLRSQSENRSYVLDKTQLPATHFLENLNRSLEKSPTQSFTTEKITGNELEGIEETKTNETVVNPTLMLKKLFELQCLCSAEEEDQILSRFPIPGYEDDDESRYPPILENDGFSQHIDNEWFGVNNYSADWERDSPATIPLLECEPDLKQLLPELGLDRSLKPRGLAVAEGAAPPLLRAQETLGERGKGPTFMQKLQALCFRILLGLGFMDVGFGNDFFNGLTK from the exons ATGGAGAGAACAAGATCGAAACCGGTTCGGAATCTACCCGAGACAATCCATTCTTTGCTCGGTTTGAAATCTCATATGACTTCTGATTGGGTTAAATCTGTATGCAACATCGCCAAGAATACTTCTTCAAcgtcaaagaaagaagaagacgacttTGTTTCTGTCGATTTACAGAGCATTAGAG ATCAGCTCTCTGCACTAACTGTTCAAGTCAACGATCAGAACAAACTGAGAAGACAAATTCTTAATGAGTTCTTGGACCTTAAAG GGAACATTCGTGTGTTTTGTCGAGTCAAACCCTTGGGAGCCACCGAAAAGTTGAGACCACCGGTTGCTTCGGATACAAGAAATGTGATCATCAAGTTATCAGAAACCAAGAGAAAAACCTACAACTTCGACAGAGTTTTCCAACCTGATTCATCCCAAG ATGATGTTTTCTTAGAGATCGAACCAGTAATCAAGTCAGTTATCGATGGCTACAACGCTTGCATTTTCGCATACGGGCAAACCGGTACTGGAAAAACTTATACAATG GAGGGTCTTCCGAACTCTCCAGGTATCGTTCCTCGAGCGATCAAGGGATTGTTCAAACAAGTCGAGGAAAGTAATCATATGTTTACAATCCACTTTAGTATGCTTGAGATTTACATGGGAAATCTTAAAGACTTGCTTCTTTCTGAAGCAACTAAACCCATTTCTCCAATACCTCCAAG tcTTTCTATTCACACAGACCCAAATGGAGAGATAGATATTGAGAACTTGGTGAAACTTAAAGTGGATGACTTTAATGAAATCTTAAGGTTATACAAAGTAGGTTGTCGTAGCAGAGCAACTGCCTCCACTAACTCTAACTCTGTTTCCAGCAGATCACACTg TATGATCCGTGTATCGGTCACTAGTCTTGGAGCTCCTGAGAGACGGCgtgaaacaaacaagatttgGCTAGTGGATCTTGGAGGAAGCGAGCGCGTGTTGAAAACAAGAGCCACTGGTCGGCGTTTTGATGAAGGCAAAGCCAttaatctctctttatctGCTCTTGGAGATGTCATCAACTCTCTTCAACGCAAGAACTCTCACATTCCTTACAG GAACAGCAAGCTCACACAGGTTCTAAAAGACTCTCTCG GGCAAGACTCAAAAACGTTGATGCTTGTTCATATCAGCCCTAAAGAGGATGATCTATGTGAAACCATATGTTCTTTAAACTTTGCAACGAGGGCAAAGAATATTCATTTAGGGCAGGACGAATCAACG GAAGAACAAGCGAAAAAGGAGGCTGTGATGATGAATCTGCAGAAGATGATGGAAAAGATTGAACAAGAGCGTGAGATGTCGTTAAGAAAGATGAGAAATCTAAACGAGACGTTGGAGAAACTCACTGGTAAGCCTCATgttattgaagaagaagaaaaggatgTGGTTAGAGAAGTGATTCATGTGACTccaaagaaaccaagaaacaaatcaagacGTGCTTCAGATGTTTTTCCTAGCTTCATGAGACCAACAGCTAGCAGCAACAGAAGATTATCAGGAGCAGATTTTAGCGTAACCCCTAATTCTTCAAGCTTCAAGTCTAGAAGGAACTCAATGATATCTGTCCGAGCTGAATCTGCGTGTCTtccggtgaagaagaagaagaacagattTGATTCTGCATGTGACTCATCAGACAGGAGCGTTTCGAAATCGACTAGCATTATGCGTCAAAATACAGCAGATGATGCAACGGTGTATAGTCAGGACATATCTGAATGTGACATTAAGTTGGTAGTGTCTGAACACAAGCCAAAACCGCTGCAGATGGGGCCTGGTTCTGCGACAAAGTCCCGCTCCAACATCAGTAACTTCGAGAAAGATGTGATGCAGAAAATAGGTGGAACAGAGTTTTCAAGGATTAACAGTTGGCTTCGTTCGCAATCTGAAAACAGGAGTTACGTGCTTGACAAGACTCAACTTCCTGCGACTCATTTCCTAGAAAACCTAAACAGATCGTTGGAGAAGTCACCAACACAGAGTTTTACAACGGAGAAGATCACTGGAAATGAACTGGAAGGTATAGAAGAGACTAAAACAAATGAGACAGTGGTTAACCCTACACTGATGCTTAAAAAACTGTTTGAGCTGCAATGTCTCTGTTCTGCTGAAGAAGAGGATCAGATTTTGTCCAGATTCCCAATTCCTGGCtatgaggatgatgatgagtctcGTTATCCTCCAATTTTAGAAAACGATGGATTTAGCCAGCACATAGACAATGAATGGTTTGGAGTCAATAATTACAGTGCGGATTGGGAGCGAGATTCACCAGCCACGATCCCGTTGTTAGAATGCGAACCGGATCTCAAACAGCTGTTACCGGAATTGGGTTTGGATCGATCACTTAAACCAAGAGGTTTGGCGGTCGCCGAGGGTGCAGCTCCACCATTGCTTAGAGCACAAGAAACCTTGGGAGAAAGAG gaaAAGGTCCAACGTTCATGCAGAAACTTCAGGCTTTATGCTTCCGTATTCTTCTgggattagggtttatggATGTGGGCTTTGGTAATGACTTCTTCAACGGGTTAACAAAGTAA